The Exiguobacterium acetylicum genome includes a window with the following:
- a CDS encoding divergent PAP2 family protein has translation MEWNHPLFAAITAWFIAQAAKLVTSLVRTRKFDLEIMFASGGMPSSHSSTVVALAVVIGFQEGFSSSIFALAAVFATIIMYDATGVRQAVGVQAKLLNDYFKGIRHETPLLNELVGHTEFQVFVGLLLGLAVGILWPVFFF, from the coding sequence ATGGAATGGAATCATCCCCTTTTTGCAGCCATCACGGCGTGGTTCATCGCTCAAGCAGCGAAGCTCGTCACAAGTCTCGTGCGTACACGAAAATTTGATTTAGAAATCATGTTCGCTTCTGGTGGTATGCCTAGTTCACATAGCTCGACTGTCGTCGCGTTAGCTGTCGTCATCGGCTTTCAGGAAGGATTCTCTTCCTCTATTTTTGCGCTTGCCGCCGTCTTTGCAACCATCATCATGTATGATGCGACCGGTGTTCGCCAAGCCGTCGGTGTCCAAGCGAAATTGCTAAACGACTACTTTAAAGGAATTCGCCACGAGACTCCTCTATTGAATGAACTCGTTGGACATACTGAGTTCCAAGTATTCGTTGGTCTCTTGCTCGGTTTAGCTGTCGGCATCTTGTGGCCTGTTTTCTTCTTTTAA
- a CDS encoding zinc-dependent alcohol dehydrogenase produces the protein MRAVTYQGAKDVQVKQVKDPSIDKQDDIIVKITSTAICGSDLHIYQGNMPAHKDYVIGHEPMGIVEEVGPGVTKVKRGDRVVLPFNVACGHCFFCEHDMESQCDNSNGNPHVDTGGYFGFTEEFGGHPGGQAEYLKVPFGNFMPLVIPESCELEDEALLFLSDVLPTAYWSVLHAGVKKGDTVVVLGSGPVGLMTQKFAWMQGAKRVIAVDDQVYRLNHAKVTNKVETVNFSDHAESGAYIKELTQGGADVVIDCVGFDGKMSPVEKIEQKIGLQGGTLSAIDIAKDAVRKFGTVQLTGVYAKKYNQFPLGDFFTRNITLKMGQAPVVHLMPELFQKIINKEFDPTDIVTHRVALDDAAAAYQTFNDRTDGCIKVVLKP, from the coding sequence ATGCGCGCTGTAACGTACCAAGGAGCAAAAGATGTCCAAGTCAAACAAGTCAAAGATCCATCGATTGACAAACAAGACGATATTATCGTTAAGATCACATCGACTGCAATTTGTGGTTCGGACTTACACATCTATCAGGGAAATATGCCGGCTCATAAAGATTATGTCATTGGTCACGAACCGATGGGCATTGTCGAAGAGGTGGGACCAGGTGTAACCAAGGTCAAACGGGGAGATCGTGTCGTGTTGCCGTTTAACGTTGCTTGTGGTCATTGTTTCTTTTGTGAACATGATATGGAGAGCCAGTGCGATAACTCGAACGGTAATCCGCATGTCGATACAGGTGGGTATTTCGGTTTCACAGAAGAGTTTGGTGGACATCCTGGTGGTCAGGCGGAATATTTAAAAGTCCCATTTGGAAACTTCATGCCGCTTGTGATTCCGGAATCGTGTGAACTAGAAGACGAAGCGTTACTGTTCTTATCTGATGTTTTACCTACAGCTTATTGGAGTGTCCTACATGCAGGCGTAAAAAAAGGGGACACGGTTGTTGTCCTTGGCTCAGGACCCGTTGGATTGATGACGCAAAAATTTGCGTGGATGCAAGGCGCAAAACGAGTTATTGCAGTAGATGATCAAGTGTATCGATTAAATCATGCCAAAGTGACGAATAAAGTTGAAACCGTGAATTTTTCAGATCATGCAGAGAGCGGTGCTTACATCAAAGAATTGACACAAGGAGGAGCAGACGTCGTCATTGATTGTGTTGGTTTTGACGGAAAAATGTCACCTGTTGAGAAAATCGAGCAAAAGATTGGTCTGCAAGGAGGTACATTAAGTGCCATTGATATTGCGAAGGACGCTGTCCGGAAGTTTGGAACCGTACAATTGACGGGTGTTTACGCTAAAAAATACAATCAGTTCCCGCTTGGCGATTTCTTCACTCGAAACATTACGCTGAAAATGGGACAAGCTCCAGTCGTACACCTGATGCCAGAGTTGTTCCAGAAAATCATCAACAAGGAGTTTGATCCGACGGACATCGTGACTCATCGAGTGGCACTTGATGATGCTGCTGCAGCTTATCAAACATTCAACGATCGAACAGATGGATGCATCAAGGTCGTTCTAAAACCATAA
- the mdh gene encoding malate dehydrogenase, translated as MNRRKKIAVIGSGFTGATTALYLAQQELGDIVLVDRPEQENPTKGKALDMQEAAPILGFDASVKGTSDYAEINGADIVVITAGIARKPGMSREDLVSTNAAVMTAVTKEIVTHAPESIIIVLTNPVDAMTYTVYQASGFPKERVIGQSGVLDTARFRTFLAEELNVSVKDVSGFVLGGHGDDMVPLLRYSQAGGIPIEKLVSKERLDAIVNRTRKGGGEIVQLLGNGSAYYAPAAAIAEMVEAILKDQRRILPAIAYLEGEYGYDDMYFGVPVILGGNGVEHVYELELTAEEQEALNRSASTVRSVLDLLKS; from the coding sequence ATGAACAGACGGAAGAAGATCGCAGTCATAGGAAGTGGCTTTACGGGCGCGACGACGGCACTCTACCTTGCCCAGCAAGAGTTAGGTGATATCGTCCTTGTCGATCGACCAGAGCAAGAGAATCCGACGAAAGGAAAGGCGCTTGATATGCAAGAAGCAGCGCCGATCCTCGGATTTGATGCCTCGGTAAAAGGGACATCGGATTATGCAGAAATCAACGGTGCGGATATCGTCGTCATCACTGCCGGCATTGCTCGAAAGCCGGGCATGAGCCGCGAAGACCTTGTAAGTACGAATGCCGCCGTCATGACAGCTGTGACGAAGGAAATCGTCACCCACGCACCAGAATCGATCATCATCGTTTTGACGAACCCGGTCGATGCGATGACGTATACGGTCTATCAGGCATCTGGTTTTCCGAAGGAGCGCGTCATCGGGCAGTCCGGCGTTCTCGACACGGCGCGTTTTCGGACGTTTCTAGCAGAAGAACTCAACGTTTCTGTGAAGGACGTATCGGGATTCGTGCTCGGTGGACACGGAGATGATATGGTACCGCTACTGCGCTATTCTCAGGCAGGAGGAATCCCAATCGAGAAGCTCGTATCGAAGGAGCGACTAGATGCGATTGTCAACCGGACCCGTAAAGGGGGCGGTGAAATCGTTCAGTTACTCGGAAACGGTTCTGCTTATTATGCGCCGGCAGCAGCGATTGCTGAGATGGTTGAAGCGATTTTAAAGGATCAGCGACGGATTCTTCCGGCAATCGCTTATCTCGAAGGAGAATACGGATACGATGATATGTACTTCGGCGTACCCGTCATTCTTGGCGGGAACGGTGTTGAGCATGTGTATGAACTTGAGCTGACTGCCGAGGAGCAGGAAGCACTGAATCGATCAGCTTCTACCGTCCGTTCTGTGCTCGACTTATTAAAATCCTGA
- the icd gene encoding NADP-dependent isocitrate dehydrogenase, producing the protein MATLQGENITVTNGTLQVPNSPIIPFIIGDGTGPDIWNAAVRVFDAAVEKAYNGKKKIEWKEVYAGEKAFNKTGNWLPEETLDLIREHIIAIKGPLTTPVGGGIRSLNVALRQELDLYTCLRPVRYFTGVPSPVKRPEDTDMVIFRENTEDIYAGIEYAEGSEGAEKLLQFLQNEMGVNKIRFPETSGLGIKPISKEGTERLVRAAIEYALENKRASLTLVHKGNIMKFTEGAFKNWGYELAEREYAEHVFTWNQYDRIKEEEGTDAANKAQADAEAAGKLIVKDSIADIFLQQILTRPKEFDVVATMNLNGDYISDALAAQVGGIGIAPGANINYMTGHAIFEATHGTAPKYAGLDKVNPSSVILSGEMMFRHLGWNEAADLIIKSMETSIEAKVVTYDFARLMDGATEVKCSEFADELIKNM; encoded by the coding sequence ATGGCTACACTTCAAGGCGAAAACATCACAGTAACGAACGGTACACTTCAAGTTCCAAACTCACCAATCATTCCATTCATCATCGGTGACGGAACAGGACCTGACATTTGGAATGCAGCTGTACGTGTATTCGATGCAGCAGTTGAAAAAGCATACAACGGTAAGAAAAAGATCGAATGGAAAGAAGTATACGCTGGTGAAAAAGCATTCAACAAAACAGGTAACTGGTTACCAGAAGAGACACTTGACCTTATTCGTGAGCACATCATCGCAATCAAAGGACCACTTACGACACCAGTCGGCGGCGGTATTCGTTCATTGAACGTTGCACTTCGTCAAGAGCTTGATTTGTACACATGCCTTCGCCCAGTTCGTTACTTCACAGGTGTACCTTCACCGGTTAAACGCCCAGAAGATACAGACATGGTCATCTTCCGTGAAAACACTGAAGACATCTACGCAGGAATCGAATACGCAGAAGGCAGCGAAGGCGCTGAAAAACTGCTTCAATTCCTTCAAAATGAAATGGGTGTCAATAAAATCCGCTTCCCTGAGACATCTGGTCTTGGAATCAAACCGATTTCAAAAGAGGGAACAGAACGCCTCGTTCGCGCAGCAATCGAATACGCACTCGAGAACAAACGCGCTTCATTGACGCTCGTTCATAAAGGGAACATCATGAAGTTTACGGAAGGTGCTTTCAAAAACTGGGGCTACGAGCTTGCTGAGCGTGAATACGCAGAGCATGTCTTCACTTGGAACCAGTACGATCGCATCAAGGAAGAAGAAGGAACAGACGCTGCGAACAAAGCACAAGCAGACGCAGAAGCTGCTGGTAAGTTGATCGTAAAAGACTCCATCGCTGATATCTTCTTACAACAAATCTTGACTCGTCCAAAAGAGTTCGATGTCGTTGCGACAATGAACTTGAACGGTGATTACATCTCAGATGCACTTGCTGCACAAGTCGGTGGTATCGGAATTGCACCTGGCGCAAACATCAACTACATGACAGGTCACGCGATCTTTGAAGCAACTCACGGTACAGCACCGAAATACGCTGGACTTGATAAAGTAAACCCATCATCTGTCATCTTGTCAGGTGAAATGATGTTCCGTCACCTCGGTTGGAACGAAGCAGCAGATCTCATCATCAAATCGATGGAAACATCGATCGAAGCAAAAGTCGTCACATACGACTTCGCGCGTCTCATGGATGGTGCGACTGAAGTGAAGTGTTCTGAATTCGCGGACGAACTCATCAAAAACATGTAA